The window GCTTATACTGCTTAGCTGAGATTAGCTATTGCCGCCGATCTTGTTTGTTTGATCAGAGGCCTTTCTTCCTGTTTTATATGAGTTATGGGTATTTTTCTCCATTGGTCGGTAAGGAAATTTGCTAATGATTGTTGATGTTTGATTCTTCTGCAATCGAATTTGTGGATGCTTCTTTGTTAGATTTTCTCTTAAAACTCATGAATTCTCAGAGATTAAATTTACATTGATTTTCTAAAAGAAGATGTAGGTATATATTTCTTGAATATCCTTCTTTGGAAGAATGCACTTCCGGTTTTGGAAACTTGCATTGTTAGTGGATTAATGAGTAATGGTTGCGGTCGAAGCTCGCAATATGTGTGTCAATCAAAGGTCATTCCACACAATAGCGTGAGTAATATCTTAATATATTGCTTAGCACCTGATTCTGCTTTCCTACATTCTTTGGGAACAGTGGATTTATCTCTGTTTTGTTTCTGAACTGTTGGCACACCGTCCATTTGTAAAACATTCCCCCCTGATTTCAGAAAATATGTCCTTTGTCTCTGTGCACCACATTTATTTGTTGCCAATTTAGGAAATATAATTGCAAGCATGAATCATCAGAAAAAATCTACTGTTTTTATTAGCTTGCAGATTAGTAGGCTTTTTTTTGGAGTGGTGCGCATGCTTCACTTAAATTATGTATTGAACTTTTTCTGAACTTTTTGTTTGATCTCTTTCTCAAAATTAGTTATATCTATATATGGATATGATGTCAAATGTGGTACTAAGTATTGAAGCTTAGCTACTCTCGACAATATGCATCACCGTAACCCATTTGCTGTTTGTGAGAGTTGGTCTATCTCTAATTTCTTCATTTGCCCTTCTAGCAGATTCATCATTGGGCAATGGATATGGCCCTCCTCCACCAGAGATTAGAGATATTGTTGATGCTCCACCCCTTCGGATGCTATCATTCTCACCTCTCAGGGACAAAATACTATCCCTTAGAATTGGCAAGACCTGAGTTGAAGCTAGCTGGTGCAGGATTGATGGAAAATTTAATTCATGGAGTCGAATGTGAGTAATGCGTGTTTCCCTATTGTTCTCC is drawn from Primulina eburnea isolate SZY01 chromosome 10, ASM2296580v1, whole genome shotgun sequence and contains these coding sequences:
- the LOC140842323 gene encoding uncharacterized protein isoform X5 — translated: MSNGCGRSSQYVCQSKVIPHNSIHHWAMDMALLHQRLEILLMLHPFGCYHSHLSGTKYYPLELARPELKLAGAGLMENLIHGVESMSSNLFREQRLQWRKLFSAVMRIGHCGMPFLPMLILSPFTSAAYSVYPRRGRQQSRNLDNAVRSVL